In Vitis riparia cultivar Riparia Gloire de Montpellier isolate 1030 unplaced genomic scaffold, EGFV_Vit.rip_1.0 scaffold707_pilon_pilon, whole genome shotgun sequence, a single genomic region encodes these proteins:
- the LOC117910306 gene encoding probable disease resistance protein At5g45440 has protein sequence MSEDFLEFLRNKFIDGLAEAEDQARLLPMHSQFQGIRDVLLEKDITSSTPIQMIQMRNTLYRLLAVYTDCLIFSEKHPIQSTKFLLPFYNLFHFLFLKRTKEVLVRITGELGPYPCIEISNGSPDHGQDQESQSHDPENQSQGPEIWYPYALEIRGFDRQFSKIRNWLLQSDEGFKDIAIVGIGGSGKTALARQLFYDEQIQGAFFPTLWISLSGKIDADIDLKQVVKDMLVELTTEHGHEKLRSCSTEELLSSLGCQLLGKKYLIVLDGIWDETRDWYFRLGQALNWPDKDCNIQFGRDQKRNGNAVIITTRLEEVAKGIVGDKYLHSIEGIGEDEIWSMFNDAVDKSKLNPQQNDKLKKLQNEIVKQCDGFPLGVKTLAEIIPGALAKDHSSVDAEPERGHIDSDHYSATQNHRGDTLTQIIPTVIAFYLYSRLHI, from the coding sequence ATGTCGGAAGATTTTTTAGAGTTTCTGAGGAATAAATTCATTGATGGCTTAGCGGAAGCAGAGGATCAAGCGAGACTACTGCCTATGCATAGTCAATTTCAAGGGATTCGGGACGTTTTGCTTGAAAAGGACATCACCTCATCCACGCCTAtccaaatgatccaaatgagAAATACGCTCTACCGGCTTCTTGCTGTGTACACCGACTGCCTCATCTTCTCGGAGAAGCACCCAATCCAAAGCACCAAGTTTCTCTTGCCTTTCTACAATCTCTTCCACTTCTTGTTTCTCAAAAGAACCAAGGAGGTGCTGGTGCGAATCACGGGAGAGCTTGGTCCGTATCCATGCATAGAAATCTCCAATGGCTCACCCGATCATGGACAGGATCAAGAAAGTCAAAGTCATGATCCAGAAAATCAAAGTCAGGGTCCAGAAATTTGGTATCCTTATGCGTTGGAGATACGAGGTTTTGATAGACAATTCTCAAAAATCCGAAATTGGCTTCTGCAATCTGATGAGGGATTCAAGGACATTGCAATTGTTGGGATTGGAGGTTCAGGCAAGACAGCTCTTGCCCGACAACTTTTTTATGACGAACAGATTCAGGGTGCCTTTTTCCCCACACTTTGGATCAGCTTATCAGGAAAGATTGATGCAGACATAGACTTAAAGCAAGTTGTGAAAGACATGTTAGTGGAGTTGACTACTGAGCATGGACATGAAAAGTTAAGGAGTTGTAGCACTGAGGAGCTGTTGTCCTCCCTTGGCTGTCAGTTGTTGGGTAAAAAGTACTTGATTGTGCTTGATGGCATATGGGATGAAACCAGAGATTGGTATTTCAGGCTAGGCCAGGCATTGAACTGGCCTGATAAGGACTGCAATATCCAATTTGGTAGAGACCAGAAAAGAAATGGGAATGCAGTTATCATTACTACTAGACTTGAGGAAGTGGCAAAAGGGATAGTGGGTGATAAGTATCTGCATAGCATAGAAGGCATTGGTGAGGATGAGATTTGGTCCATGTTCAATGATGCAGTTGATAAAAGCAAATTGAATCCTCAACAGAATgataaattgaagaaattgcAAAACGAAATTGTGAAACAGTGTGATGGCTTCCCTCTAGGTGTGAAGACATTAGCTGAGATCATTCCAGGCGCATTGGCTAAGGATCATTCCAGTGTCGATGCAGAACCAGAGAGGGGACACATTGACTCAGATCATTACAGTGCCACACAGAACCATAGAGGGGACACATTGACTCAGATCATTCCAACTGTTATTGCTTTTTATCTATATTCACGGCTTCACATTTAA